The Candidatus Woesearchaeota archaeon genome has a window encoding:
- a CDS encoding 30S ribosomal protein S6e yields the protein MAEFKLNIGDPKSKKSLKKEVKDDEAEVFIGKIIGETIKGDLFSMEGYEFQIMGGSDYTGVPMRKDVMGTARKKILIVSGTGIRKNRKGRKVRKTMAGNTIHEKTAQINLKVLKEGKTPLFEEPKAEATTETPNATEAKKEE from the coding sequence ATGGCGGAATTTAAATTAAATATCGGAGACCCTAAATCTAAGAAATCTTTAAAAAAAGAAGTGAAAGATGATGAAGCCGAAGTTTTTATTGGCAAAATTATTGGGGAAACAATAAAAGGTGATTTATTCAGCATGGAAGGATATGAGTTTCAAATAATGGGAGGCTCAGATTACACAGGAGTTCCAATGAGAAAAGATGTCATGGGCACTGCTAGAAAAAAAATACTTATTGTTTCTGGAACTGGTATAAGAAAAAATAGAAAAGGTAGAAAAGTAAGAAAAACAATGGCAGGAAATACAATACATGAAAAAACTGCTCAAATTAACTTAAAAGTCTTAAAAGAAGGCAAAACTCCTCTTTTTGAAGAACCCAAAGCAGAAGCTACAACAGAAACACCTAATGCGACTGAAGCAAAAAAAGAAGAATAA
- a CDS encoding 50S ribosomal protein L37ae, translating into MAKITQKTSKRFGPRYGRTLKAKLNTVETLAKSKYKCPYCSKTQVKKEQAGIWTCKSCKKTFAGRSYQP; encoded by the coding sequence ATGGCTAAAATCACACAAAAAACATCAAAAAGATTCGGTCCAAGATACGGAAGAACACTAAAAGCTAAATTAAACACAGTAGAAACACTAGCAAAAAGTAAATATAAATGTCCATACTGTTCAAAAACACAAGTAAAAAAAGAACAAGCAGGAATATGGACTTGTAAAAGCTGCAAAAAAACATTTGCAGGAAGATCATACCAACCATAA
- a CDS encoding UPF0147 family protein: MNDEINQVNEIFEDLLDDSSVSKNIKIKINSMKKDLKNSNEQEMSLTANKIIYDLEELSNDVNLPAHIRTQLFLITSTLERL, encoded by the coding sequence ATGAACGACGAAATAAACCAAGTAAATGAAATATTTGAAGACCTACTTGATGATTCATCAGTATCAAAAAATATCAAAATAAAAATAAACTCAATGAAAAAAGATTTAAAAAACTCAAATGAACAAGAAATGAGTTTGACTGCAAACAAAATAATATATGATTTAGAAGAACTATCAAATGACGTAAACTTACCAGCGCACATAAGAACGCAATTGTTTCTAATAACAAGCACACTAGAAAGATTATAA
- a CDS encoding exosome complex protein Rrp4: MGELITKDKEVVVPGQIIAKGMDFLPSTGTYRKGEDVIANRLGMLSVEGKVLKTVQISGRYIPQTGDTIIGKVEDILMSGWRFDINSPYSAVLPLKDASFDYIAKGADLTKYFRLEDYAVAKITNVTSQNLVDITAKGPGLKRLRGGRIIKVSPHKVPRIIGKKGSMVSMIKNVTDCKIIVGQNGLVWLEGQPEMETITVQAIKKIQDEAHIPGLTDRIKKFLEEKTGKKIEEQNTTNNNKEYNDQNSKNIQQNTNTQGEQ, from the coding sequence ATGGGAGAACTAATAACAAAAGACAAAGAAGTAGTAGTGCCCGGACAAATAATAGCAAAAGGAATGGACTTCCTACCAAGCACAGGCACATACAGAAAAGGCGAAGACGTAATAGCAAACAGACTAGGAATGCTAAGCGTAGAAGGAAAAGTACTCAAAACAGTACAAATATCAGGACGATACATACCTCAAACAGGAGATACAATAATAGGAAAAGTAGAAGACATACTAATGAGTGGCTGGAGATTTGATATAAACTCACCATACTCAGCAGTACTGCCCCTAAAAGATGCATCATTTGACTACATAGCAAAAGGAGCAGACTTAACAAAATACTTCAGATTAGAAGATTATGCAGTAGCTAAAATAACAAATGTAACCTCCCAAAATCTAGTAGACATAACTGCTAAAGGTCCCGGTCTAAAAAGACTAAGAGGAGGAAGAATAATAAAAGTAAGTCCTCATAAAGTACCAAGAATAATAGGAAAAAAAGGATCCATGGTAAGTATGATAAAAAATGTTACAGACTGCAAAATAATAGTAGGCCAAAACGGACTAGTGTGGTTAGAAGGACAACCAGAAATGGAAACAATCACTGTGCAAGCAATAAAAAAAATACAAGACGAAGCACACATACCAGGCCTTACAGATAGAATAAAGAAATTCTTAGAAGAGAAAACCGGAAAAAAAATAGAAGAACAAAATACTACAAATAACAATAAAGAATACAATGACCAAAACTCAAAAAATATACAACAAAACACAAATACTCAAGGTGAACAATAA
- a CDS encoding YkgJ family cysteine cluster protein has translation MKIILILVNHNPCGNCHNCCRGTLVRVKSSDIKRWKKQQRYDIILCVERWVDNSAFLIHKPKSQDCIFLKQGFGCIVHETRPDVCKKFPYSNKQKKKYDCVL, from the coding sequence TTGAAAATAATTCTAATCTTAGTGAACCATAATCCTTGTGGCAATTGTCATAATTGTTGTAGAGGAACTCTTGTCCGAGTAAAAAGTTCGGATATTAAACGATGGAAAAAACAACAAAGATATGATATAATTCTTTGTGTTGAACGTTGGGTTGACAATTCTGCTTTTTTGATTCATAAACCTAAAAGTCAAGATTGTATTTTTTTAAAACAAGGTTTTGGTTGTATAGTGCATGAAACAAGACCTGATGTTTGCAAAAAATTTCCTTATAGTAATAAACAAAAAAAGAAATATGATTGCGTACTTTGA
- a CDS encoding exosome complex protein Rrp42, with translation MNQEMKEHIKQALKQGKRLDGRALDEVRPIKIETGIISTAEGSAKVKFGNAEVLAGVKMAIEKPYPDTPEDGVLMVNAELLPLSSPEFESGPPSIESIETARVIDRGIRESKTLDTKSLCIEKGEKVWSVALDIVPINFDGNLIDMGGLAAVAAIKTARFPNVDKEGNVDYHKRSDKKLEMVNTPIPITICKVGDLFIVDPTEEEERAVDTRLTITTLDENTVCALQKGGDAPLKTEDIKTMVDLAFQTANKIRKSLEEVN, from the coding sequence ATGAACCAAGAAATGAAAGAACACATAAAACAAGCACTTAAACAAGGAAAAAGACTTGATGGAAGAGCACTTGATGAAGTAAGACCTATTAAAATAGAAACAGGCATAATAAGTACAGCAGAAGGAAGTGCAAAAGTTAAATTTGGTAATGCGGAAGTATTAGCAGGAGTTAAAATGGCAATAGAAAAACCATACCCTGATACGCCCGAAGATGGAGTGCTCATGGTAAATGCCGAATTACTACCCTTATCAAGTCCCGAATTTGAATCAGGACCACCAAGTATAGAAAGCATAGAAACCGCTCGAGTTATTGATAGAGGCATAAGAGAATCTAAAACACTAGACACAAAATCACTATGTATAGAAAAAGGAGAAAAAGTATGGAGCGTTGCACTAGATATAGTCCCTATAAACTTCGATGGAAATCTAATAGACATGGGAGGATTAGCAGCTGTTGCAGCAATAAAAACTGCGAGATTTCCAAATGTTGACAAAGAAGGAAATGTGGATTATCACAAAAGATCAGACAAAAAACTAGAAATGGTAAATACACCGATACCTATAACAATTTGCAAAGTTGGAGACCTATTTATAGTCGATCCTACAGAAGAAGAAGAAAGAGCAGTCGATACCAGGCTAACAATAACGACACTAGATGAAAACACAGTTTGCGCCCTACAAAAAGGAGGAGATGCACCCTTAAAAACAGAAGACATAAAAACAATGGTGGATTTAGCATTCCAAACTGCGAACAAAATACGAAAAAGCCTTGAAGAGGTGAACTAA
- a CDS encoding phosphomannomutase/phosphoglucomutase — protein sequence MKYESVFEAYDIRGVVPKEIDAKFATLLGKAYVQSQKTKCIAIGYDGRSSSKKLFQALCKGINMQGCDVVEVGQCSTPHLYYAVAKGKYDGGIMITASHNAKQYNGFKLLGKEARPIHAGNGSLDILDLMNKNEFDKSMKKGKISKKAWVNEYKKYLKDALLSKSKQKIKLSELKLVVDQSNGSGKLECDVIKQLFPKTIILNSRIAGTFPGHEPNPLKFHARKQLVSQVKKQNADLGLIFDGDADRVCFIDELGEFVRPDLILLLLMDDLKKGKIVYEVRSSKYIPERANQKGLGAILSKAGRTNIVDVMKTESAEIGGEGSGHYFFKDFGYMDCAGLAAIKVLNKLIDKKPSDSKKFSEMINELNPYFHSGELNLKVKNQSKAFLLIEQGFKDATKTLYLDGLSFYYEDYWFNIRKSNTEPLLRINAEANSQKKLDEITKKITKLMKLVK from the coding sequence ATGAAGTACGAATCTGTTTTTGAAGCATACGATATTAGAGGAGTGGTTCCTAAGGAAATAGATGCTAAATTTGCAACTCTTCTTGGTAAGGCATACGTTCAAAGTCAAAAAACCAAATGCATAGCTATTGGATATGATGGTAGATCTTCATCAAAAAAGCTTTTTCAAGCGCTTTGCAAAGGAATAAATATGCAAGGTTGCGATGTTGTTGAAGTGGGCCAATGTAGCACGCCTCATCTTTATTATGCTGTTGCTAAAGGCAAATATGATGGCGGAATAATGATAACTGCGAGCCATAACGCCAAACAATATAATGGTTTCAAATTACTAGGGAAAGAAGCTCGCCCAATCCACGCAGGAAATGGCAGTTTAGATATTCTTGATTTAATGAATAAAAATGAGTTTGATAAATCAATGAAAAAAGGCAAGATATCAAAAAAAGCCTGGGTTAATGAATACAAAAAATACCTAAAAGATGCGCTTTTATCAAAATCTAAACAGAAAATTAAGCTTTCAGAATTGAAGCTAGTAGTTGATCAAAGTAATGGTTCAGGTAAATTGGAATGTGATGTAATTAAACAATTGTTTCCAAAAACAATCATTTTAAACTCAAGAATTGCAGGAACATTCCCTGGTCATGAACCTAATCCCCTGAAGTTTCATGCAAGAAAACAATTAGTCTCTCAAGTTAAAAAGCAAAATGCTGATCTTGGATTAATCTTTGATGGCGACGCGGACAGAGTTTGTTTTATTGACGAATTAGGGGAATTTGTACGCCCCGATTTAATACTTTTGTTGCTGATGGATGATTTGAAAAAAGGAAAAATAGTTTATGAAGTAAGAAGTTCTAAATATATTCCCGAAAGAGCAAACCAGAAGGGTTTAGGTGCAATTCTTTCAAAAGCAGGAAGAACAAATATTGTGGATGTGATGAAAACTGAATCTGCAGAAATAGGAGGAGAAGGTAGTGGGCACTACTTCTTTAAAGACTTTGGTTATATGGATTGTGCAGGACTTGCAGCTATAAAAGTGCTCAATAAATTAATAGATAAAAAACCTTCTGATTCAAAAAAATTCTCTGAAATGATAAATGAATTAAATCCTTATTTTCATTCTGGGGAACTAAATTTAAAAGTAAAAAACCAAAGCAAAGCTTTTCTTTTAATAGAACAAGGCTTTAAAGATGCTACAAAAACACTTTATCTTGACGGATTATCGTTTTATTATGAGGATTATTGGTTTAACATAAGAAAAAGCAACACAGAACCTTTATTAAGAATAAATGCGGAAGCCAATTCTCAGAAAAAATTAGATGAGATAACTAAAAAAATAACTAAATTAATGAAACTCGTCAAATAA
- a CDS encoding DoxX family membrane protein has translation MEFMKKCGNYMNTYGDFLLRVVVGLIMTISGFGKLFATPGIEGFSGMLSGLGFPIPSALAVIVGIIELLGGLILIIGYFDKYAARLLAIIILVAIITVHLKDGWNGFKYQLLLFAALLRYFGNSQTTLMNMIKNKFKPYKT, from the coding sequence ATGGAATTTATGAAAAAATGTGGAAATTATATGAATACTTACGGCGATTTTCTACTAAGAGTCGTAGTTGGTTTAATAATGACAATATCAGGATTTGGGAAACTATTTGCAACTCCAGGAATAGAAGGATTCTCAGGAATGCTTTCAGGACTAGGATTTCCAATACCATCAGCACTAGCGGTAATAGTGGGAATAATAGAGCTATTAGGAGGCTTAATATTAATCATTGGCTACTTTGATAAATACGCAGCAAGACTGCTTGCAATAATAATCTTAGTAGCAATAATAACAGTACATCTAAAAGATGGCTGGAATGGCTTCAAATACCAATTATTACTATTCGCAGCACTGCTAAGATACTTTGGAAATAGCCAAACAACACTGATGAACATGATAAAAAATAAATTTAAACCATATAAAACATAA
- a CDS encoding CTAG/PCC1 family protein, with product MLNAIITVPQNKELLKAFSLEEKIFPNGRAKYEIKQEKNKLKFNIQAKDSTALRSIINTITKLITIQEKTDQLIKND from the coding sequence ATGCTAAATGCAATAATAACTGTGCCACAAAATAAAGAACTACTAAAAGCATTCTCACTAGAAGAAAAGATTTTTCCCAACGGACGAGCAAAATATGAAATAAAGCAAGAAAAAAACAAATTAAAATTTAACATACAAGCAAAAGATTCAACAGCACTAAGAAGCATAATAAATACAATAACAAAGCTAATAACTATACAAGAAAAAACCGACCAACTGATAAAAAATGACTAA
- a CDS encoding DNA-directed RNA polymerase subunit P has protein sequence MTEYKCFNCNRTIKEEQVKKRIRCVYCGAKIIFKTRSVSTKVDAI, from the coding sequence ATGACAGAATATAAATGCTTCAATTGCAACCGAACAATAAAAGAAGAACAAGTAAAAAAAAGAATAAGATGCGTATACTGCGGAGCAAAAATAATATTCAAAACAAGATCTGTATCAACAAAAGTAGACGCAATATAA
- a CDS encoding ribosome assembly factor SBDS, protein MSHKQQIYDKEKIQFNLIVYKKFGNNFEIAVDPDLAINYKNKKNKTREDIEELLRAEKIFSDTKKGLEASETELIQAFGTTEIHKIVQKMLEEGDIQLTNEYREHLRQEKRKKIINLIHRQAIDPKTGIPHPQTRIENAMNEAKIKIDEFKKAEDQIQDILHKLKPIIPIKIDQKIFLIQLQVQHASKLINTLKNYGKILKETWSADGSYNCELKIPAGLQEELMDELNNKTHGTVQINTKK, encoded by the coding sequence ATGAGTCACAAACAACAAATATACGACAAAGAAAAAATACAATTCAACCTAATAGTGTACAAAAAATTCGGAAACAACTTCGAAATAGCAGTAGACCCAGATCTAGCAATAAACTACAAAAATAAAAAAAACAAAACCCGAGAAGACATTGAAGAACTTTTAAGAGCAGAAAAAATATTTTCAGACACAAAAAAAGGACTAGAAGCTTCAGAAACAGAATTAATACAAGCGTTTGGAACAACGGAAATACATAAGATAGTGCAAAAAATGCTTGAAGAAGGAGACATACAACTAACAAACGAATACAGAGAACACTTAAGACAAGAAAAAAGAAAAAAAATCATAAATCTAATACACAGACAAGCAATAGATCCCAAAACAGGAATACCTCACCCACAAACAAGAATAGAAAATGCAATGAATGAAGCTAAAATAAAAATAGACGAATTCAAAAAAGCAGAAGACCAAATACAAGATATACTACACAAACTAAAACCTATAATACCTATAAAAATAGATCAAAAAATATTTCTAATACAACTACAAGTGCAACACGCAAGTAAGCTAATAAACACACTAAAAAACTACGGAAAAATACTAAAAGAAACATGGTCTGCAGACGGATCATACAACTGCGAACTAAAAATACCTGCAGGATTGCAAGAAGAACTAATGGACGAACTAAACAACAAAACACACGGAACCGTACAAATAAACACAAAAAAATAA
- a CDS encoding exosome complex exonuclease Rrp41, with amino-acid sequence MAEKFKRPSGRKYDEARKIEAEAGIIGKADGSARFKIGDTEAYAAVYGPRELHPKFLQDPKTGVLRCNYNMLPFAGDGTRVRPGPSRRSKEITHVTESALRPILDLTDYPNSVVDVFIELPQTDAGSRCAGICAAAIALADAGLIMKDMVSAVSVGMVEGEILVDLDGEEEHMNENEGTDIPVAYIPSTEEITLLQMDGKIPKEDIVKSLELVKPALIKIAEVQRQALHKKYQTELQE; translated from the coding sequence ATGGCAGAAAAATTCAAAAGACCGAGTGGAAGAAAATACGACGAAGCAAGAAAAATAGAAGCGGAAGCAGGAATAATAGGAAAAGCAGACGGATCAGCAAGATTTAAAATAGGAGATACAGAAGCATATGCGGCAGTATACGGCCCGCGCGAACTACACCCCAAATTCCTACAAGACCCAAAAACAGGAGTGCTAAGATGCAATTATAACATGCTTCCATTCGCAGGAGATGGAACAAGAGTAAGACCAGGTCCAAGTAGAAGAAGCAAAGAAATAACTCACGTAACAGAAAGTGCACTAAGACCAATATTAGACTTAACAGATTATCCAAATTCAGTAGTTGATGTATTTATAGAATTACCACAAACAGATGCAGGAAGCAGATGCGCAGGAATATGCGCTGCCGCAATTGCACTAGCAGACGCAGGACTAATAATGAAAGACATGGTATCTGCAGTAAGTGTTGGCATGGTGGAAGGAGAAATACTTGTAGATTTAGATGGAGAAGAAGAGCACATGAATGAAAATGAAGGTACAGACATACCTGTTGCATACATACCAAGCACAGAAGAAATAACTCTTTTGCAAATGGATGGAAAAATACCAAAAGAAGACATAGTAAAATCTCTAGAACTAGTAAAGCCCGCACTAATAAAAATAGCAGAAGTACAAAGACAAGCACTACACAAAAAATATCAAACAGAACTACAGGAGTGA
- the psmA gene encoding archaeal proteasome endopeptidase complex subunit alpha gives MEPIQHQMMGYDRAITMFSPDGRLLQVEYAKRTVRLGNTAIGIVCKDGVILVTDKRLVDKLVVPDAIEKIFKIDDHIMSTAAGILSDARVLVERAQIKAQQHKVEYDTPIDDIVIVKDLCNLMQYTTQSGGLRPFGVSLLIAGIDETGTSLYETDPTGLYYQYKATVIGEGEADIEEQLHKEYRETLTMDEGIQLAVKLIKKALNNNFSAERIDAAKIPITTKKMEKVSKETIEKLIK, from the coding sequence ATGGAACCAATTCAACACCAAATGATGGGATATGACAGAGCAATAACGATGTTTAGTCCAGACGGTAGACTACTACAAGTAGAATACGCAAAAAGAACAGTAAGACTAGGAAACACAGCAATAGGAATAGTTTGCAAAGACGGAGTAATACTCGTAACAGATAAAAGACTAGTAGATAAACTAGTAGTTCCAGATGCAATAGAAAAAATATTCAAAATAGACGACCATATAATGTCCACAGCAGCAGGAATACTATCTGATGCAAGAGTGCTAGTGGAAAGAGCACAAATAAAAGCACAACAACACAAAGTAGAATACGACACACCAATAGATGACATAGTAATCGTAAAAGACCTTTGCAACTTAATGCAATATACAACACAATCAGGAGGCTTAAGACCATTTGGTGTAAGCCTATTAATAGCAGGAATAGATGAAACAGGAACATCTCTATATGAAACAGACCCGACAGGATTATACTATCAATACAAAGCAACAGTAATAGGAGAAGGCGAAGCAGACATAGAAGAACAACTACACAAAGAATACAGAGAAACTCTAACAATGGACGAAGGAATACAACTAGCAGTAAAACTAATAAAAAAAGCACTAAACAACAACTTCTCAGCAGAAAGAATAGACGCAGCAAAAATACCAATAACAACGAAAAAAATGGAAAAAGTATCAAAAGAAACAATAGAGAAACTAATAAAATGA
- the argS gene encoding arginine--tRNA ligase yields the protein MSFKQLIAKKIINELKSVSKNIDLDVAQVKSILEIPPKQELGDYAFPCFILAKELKKSPAEIAKNLAETLDADFLESSVSKGPYVNFWIKKSALAKNILDELEETIKVDKSDKIVLESPGPNTNKPLHLGHVRNMLLGVSLKNILSYVGHKVIPVDVVNDRGIHICKSMIAYELFGNEKTPKSTGIKGDYFVGNYYVKFSQEAKKNPELDEQVKEMLLKWEAGDEKTRKLWQKMRDWCLEGFEKSFKNYGVIREKVYYESETYKNGKKIILKNLSKNIFEKGEDGSVLANLEHAGLGKKVLLRADGTSIYVTQDIELARQRYEDYNMDRAIYIVGTEQIHHFKVLFEILKMIGFSFADKCYHLAYGMVYLPDGKMKSREGTIVDADTFRKDMIDLAKKELKNRYDDLEEKELNKRAESIAMGAVNFFILKYDAHKDFVYDPKQSLSFTGDSGPYIQYSHARICSIERKAGITPKEIDYELLNLNSERNIINKLRDFNIVIKKSAESYRPSLIANYILELAQLFNNYYHETPVIVENEEIKMARLFLIGKVKYVLKEGLFLLNIKALEEM from the coding sequence ATGAGCTTTAAACAATTAATTGCGAAAAAAATAATAAACGAATTAAAATCAGTCTCAAAAAATATAGATTTAGACGTAGCACAAGTTAAGTCCATTTTAGAGATTCCTCCAAAACAAGAACTCGGAGATTATGCATTTCCTTGTTTTATTTTGGCAAAAGAATTGAAAAAATCCCCTGCAGAAATAGCTAAAAATTTAGCAGAAACATTAGACGCAGATTTTTTAGAATCTTCAGTTTCTAAAGGACCATATGTTAATTTTTGGATTAAAAAATCTGCTTTAGCTAAAAATATTTTGGATGAATTAGAAGAAACTATTAAAGTTGATAAGTCTGATAAGATAGTTTTGGAATCTCCAGGTCCTAATACTAATAAGCCTTTACATTTAGGGCATGTTAGAAATATGTTGTTAGGTGTTTCTTTAAAAAACATTTTAAGCTATGTTGGTCACAAAGTCATTCCTGTTGATGTTGTCAACGACAGAGGAATCCATATTTGCAAATCTATGATTGCGTACGAATTATTTGGAAATGAAAAAACCCCTAAAAGTACTGGTATAAAAGGAGATTATTTTGTTGGAAATTATTACGTTAAATTTTCTCAGGAAGCTAAAAAAAATCCTGAACTTGATGAACAAGTTAAAGAAATGCTTTTAAAATGGGAAGCTGGTGATGAAAAAACTAGAAAATTATGGCAAAAGATGAGAGATTGGTGCCTTGAAGGTTTTGAAAAATCTTTTAAAAATTACGGGGTTATTAGAGAAAAAGTTTATTATGAAAGTGAAACTTACAAGAACGGTAAGAAAATAATTCTTAAAAATTTAAGTAAAAACATTTTTGAAAAAGGTGAAGATGGATCTGTTCTTGCTAATTTAGAACATGCAGGTCTTGGTAAAAAAGTTTTATTAAGAGCTGATGGCACGAGTATTTACGTCACTCAAGATATTGAATTAGCAAGGCAAAGATATGAAGATTATAACATGGATAGAGCTATTTACATTGTTGGAACTGAACAAATCCATCATTTTAAGGTCTTATTTGAAATTCTAAAGATGATTGGTTTTAGTTTTGCAGATAAGTGTTATCATTTAGCTTACGGCATGGTTTATTTACCTGATGGCAAAATGAAATCCAGAGAGGGCACCATTGTTGATGCGGACACATTCAGAAAAGATATGATTGATTTAGCAAAGAAAGAATTAAAAAACAGATATGATGATTTAGAAGAAAAAGAATTAAACAAAAGAGCTGAAAGTATCGCTATGGGTGCAGTGAACTTTTTTATATTAAAATATGATGCTCATAAAGATTTTGTTTACGATCCAAAACAATCGTTGAGTTTTACAGGAGATTCAGGCCCTTATATTCAGTATAGTCATGCCAGAATTTGTAGTATTGAAAGAAAAGCTGGCATAACTCCTAAAGAAATAGATTATGAACTTTTAAATTTAAATTCTGAAAGGAACATAATAAACAAACTAAGAGATTTTAATATTGTAATAAAAAAATCTGCAGAATCATATAGGCCTTCACTAATTGCGAATTATATTTTAGAGTTGGCGCAATTATTTAATAATTATTATCATGAAACTCCTGTCATAGTAGAAAATGAAGAAATTAAAATGGCTAGACTTTTCTTGATTGGTAAAGTTAAATATGTGTTAAAAGAAGGGCTTTTTTTACTCAATATTAAAGCACTAGAGGAAATGTAA
- a CDS encoding DEAD/DEAH box helicase: MKISLMKKQIPQRVYELLEQKGFEELRPSQHKSISAGLFEDKNLLVCTPTASGKTLVAEFAFLNAVLHDKGKAAYIVPLKALASEKYKQFKQDYPNLKIGVSSGDLDSADTYLGQNDIIVTTSEKFDSLLRHKAQWIERLKTVVIDEIHLLNDVSRGPTLEIIITILKQKLKNIQIIGLSATIGNPEELANWLNAELIEDNWRPVKLRKGVYLDGEIEFDD, from the coding sequence ATGAAAATTTCTTTAATGAAAAAACAAATTCCTCAAAGGGTTTATGAATTATTAGAACAAAAAGGTTTTGAAGAACTTAGACCCTCCCAGCATAAAAGCATTAGTGCTGGCTTGTTTGAAGATAAGAACTTGCTTGTATGTACGCCTACTGCTTCTGGAAAGACTTTAGTTGCAGAGTTTGCTTTCTTAAACGCCGTTCTTCACGATAAAGGAAAAGCAGCCTATATTGTTCCTTTGAAAGCTTTAGCATCTGAGAAATATAAGCAATTCAAACAAGATTATCCTAATTTAAAAATAGGTGTTAGCTCAGGAGATCTTGATTCTGCAGATACTTATTTAGGTCAAAACGATATAATAGTAACGACAAGTGAAAAGTTCGATTCTTTACTAAGACATAAAGCGCAGTGGATTGAACGATTAAAGACTGTTGTGATTGATGAGATTCATTTGCTAAATGATGTAAGCCGAGGTCCTACTCTTGAAATAATAATAACCATTCTAAAACAGAAACTAAAAAATATTCAAATAATAGGTCTTAGTGCAACCATAGGCAATCCTGAGGAATTAGCAAATTGGCTTAATGCTGAGCTTATTGAGGATAACTGGAGACCTGTAAAGCTTAGAAAAGGAGTCTATCTTGATGGAGAAATAGAATTTGATGATTAA
- a CDS encoding DNA-directed RNA polymerase subunit K yields MLNIELPENQKTKYEKARMIGSRALQISMGAPFLVKLTKKQLEELKYNPVEIAKKEYEEGAIPMKVRRLMPHEK; encoded by the coding sequence ATGTTAAATATTGAATTGCCGGAAAACCAGAAAACAAAATACGAAAAAGCAAGAATGATAGGTAGTAGAGCATTACAAATAAGCATGGGAGCACCTTTCTTAGTAAAACTAACAAAAAAACAATTAGAAGAACTAAAATACAACCCTGTAGAAATAGCAAAAAAAGAATATGAAGAAGGCGCAATACCTATGAAAGTTAGAAGATTAATGCCTCATGAAAAGTAA
- a CDS encoding prefoldin subunit, with product MTNKETQEKINQLSMYEQNLQYIANQRQRFQAQELELTEALNELTEKEEAYKIIGNIMIKQEKEKITKDLEDQKELLKTRIQTIRNQEEKIKKESTQLQKEIMTDLEKNK from the coding sequence ATGACTAATAAAGAAACACAAGAAAAAATAAACCAATTGTCTATGTACGAACAAAATTTGCAATACATAGCAAATCAAAGACAAAGATTCCAAGCCCAAGAACTAGAATTAACAGAAGCACTAAACGAACTAACTGAAAAAGAAGAAGCATACAAGATAATCGGAAACATAATGATAAAACAAGAAAAAGAAAAAATAACAAAAGACCTAGAAGATCAAAAAGAACTACTAAAAACACGAATACAAACAATAAGAAATCAAGAAGAAAAAATAAAAAAAGAATCAACCCAACTACAAAAAGAAATAATGACAGACTTAGAAAAAAACAAATAA